In Nostoc sphaeroides, the genomic window AAAAACGGCTTCTAGTTCTTCTTCATTTAAATCCTTAAGTTCATCGTGGCCAGCAGTTGACTCCAACAATTGAGCCGTATATTCTTCAAACTCATTCTGGGTGAAATCGTAGCCAGCAGCTTTGACTCTTTTGCTACATTCTTCCTTACTCTTAACGCCTTGAATTTGAGTACGAAAAGCTTCATCATTTGCTAGCTTTGCATAAAAAGCTTGAACATTTTCTATGGACATGATTTTCTCCTAAAATTATTTAAATACAGGCCAAGCTTTGCTTAACCAACAGCCGATGTTGCCACCTCAACTGCTATTTCAGATGCGTTGTAGTTATCTGTAATAACTTGCGGACAACGCATACAAGCTGCCTTGCCTTCTTGCAGCCACCACCGACAATCTCGGCGGATGGAACAGGGTGGTAGTTCTTCTGCTACTGGCGGTAACTTTTCTACAATTCGCATTGCTAGACGGCAATCTTGTCCATCAAAATGCTGACAACCTTTAGTAGCACAAGGTGCTGCCGTCCGAAAAATTTCGGCAGGTGTAATTGGACTTGCTTTTGCTATTAGTTCATCCGTAATAGGCAAGGGCTGTTTAAGATAAGTTACACAGGGTTCTGCAACTGTTCCACTGATGATTCCGAAAACCACACTATCCTCAGCTTCTGGTCTAGCACTGGGGCAAAGTGTAGTTTTATCCACAGCAATATCTTTCATCAATTTAGCCTCCAGTGGAGAGAATCTTTATTAAGATAAGGTGTCAGTTGCTATGAGTCCTATAGTAATAGGAGGAAACTTACCAAGTATTATGGGATTCAATTTTGATACTCCACCCGCAACGCTTTTTGATTCTTCGTCAGACATAGATAACAAGGCTTCTTCTGAATCCAAAGCTTCGTTCCGACGTGTCACAGCATTTTTAACAGCATCATCAATCAAATCGTTAATTTCAATTTGATTGTTATACTTTCTTTCTTTAGCTTCCATGTTGATTTTCCTCTTAATTATTGACGAGTGACTATCTTTTAGACAATTACACTGATTAGTCTAATTGCCTAATATTTCCTCATCTTAGAAAAAAAGAAGCTATTTACTCTATATTTTAAGAACTTTAAATTAGACAGAAGTAAAACTTTTATGTCACGAAAAAACGATAATTTTTGAGTTACCCCTATTTTTCTATAGGGGTATATATCAGTTACTCAAGCTGTAAACTCTTGCATACCAATTCAAATTCGATATCTCAGGCAATTTCAACCATTAACTAAAACATTTATGTCCCGAAAATATTGCCATCTGACAGAAAATGTCTAATGTCCAGTCGCTCTACATCGACTCAAAAAACATATAGGACTAATATTTGATTTCTGAAAAAGCTCGGGTTCTACTCGAAAAGCCTAATTCCCTACTCCCCACTCCCCACTCCCCACTCCCCGCCTACGTAGATAATTTCAAAAATCAAATACGATTCCTATAGAAGTTCTAAAATATCAAGATAAAAAGCCATATTTGCCATAGCGATAACTACTCCTCATTCACAACTTCTCACTCTTTCAAACAAAGCCCGATAAACAGGTTCACCCTTTTTTTGCGTACCTATTTCCCGTTCTGTGGGGACTGGTAGCGGGTTTTGTGACAACCATTCTTCTGTACCAACTTTCTGATAAGCTGGGTGAGCAGCAAAGCGATCGCGCATTTCTACAGCAACAAATTCCATATCTGATTGCAGAAATACAACTCCCCCAACTGC contains:
- a CDS encoding nitrogen fixation protein, which encodes MKDIAVDKTTLCPSARPEAEDSVVFGIISGTVAEPCVTYLKQPLPITDELIAKASPITPAEIFRTAAPCATKGCQHFDGQDCRLAMRIVEKLPPVAEELPPCSIRRDCRWWLQEGKAACMRCPQVITDNYNASEIAVEVATSAVG
- a CDS encoding Nif11-like leader peptide family natural product precursor; its protein translation is MSIENVQAFYAKLANDEAFRTQIQGVKSKEECSKRVKAAGYDFTQNEFEEYTAQLLESTAGHDELKDLNEEELEAVFGGAASITAKHNIVARPLYGVIVSEPVDDCPHKPPIVQPLYGVIQSNIA